One genomic segment of Sebastes fasciatus isolate fSebFas1 chromosome 17, fSebFas1.pri, whole genome shotgun sequence includes these proteins:
- the LOC141754943 gene encoding general transcription factor II-I repeat domain-containing protein 2-like, producing the protein MAKRKVDFENRGFQGRWEAEYMFADIKGKAVCLVCGDGVAVMKEYNVRRHYEAKHHDRYKHLDMKQRLQKVEELKRSLVSQQAMFTNAKSQSEAAVKASFIVATEVAKSARPFTEGEFVKNCMMKVCDVVCPDKRQAFSNVSLSRNTVADRVRELATNLQQQLVGKGKDFIAYSLAVDESSDTSDTAQLSIFIRGVDSSLCVTEELLGLRSMHGTTTGKDLFEEVSRCVNEMGLPWDKLVGLTTDGAPAMCGQKNGLVGRVREKMREENGAGELTAYHCIIHQESLCGKALKMEHVMSTITRAVNFIRAKGLNHRQFKSFLEELGSEYGDLPCHTEVRWLSQGKVLKRCFELHEEICQFMESKGRDTTELRDKKLRCEVAFLCDITSHLNALNLQLQGRDHVITEMYATVRAFKTKLRLWETQMLQENLSHFPCCQTMKEQVSTAVFPSAQFAEKLSILGADFTRRFADFEAQKSRFELLSNPFAADVESAPTNLQMELIELQCSDTLKAKYDSVGAAQFPRFIPDTMPQLRTQAAQMLSMFGSTYLCEQLFSLMKINKTSHRSRLTDEHLHSILRISSAQSLTPNIDELASKMRCQVSGLD; encoded by the coding sequence ATGGCTAAACGAAAGGTGGACTTTGAAAACAGAGGTTTTCAAGGCAGGTGGGAGGCAGAGTATATGTTCGCGGATATAAAGGGCAAAGCTGTTTGTCTTGTGTGCGGAGACGGTGTGGCTGTAATGAAAGAATACAACGTAAGAAGACACTATGAAGCGAAACACCACGACAGGTACAAGCATCTGGACATGAAACAGAGGCTCCAGAAGGTAGAAGAGTTGAAAAGAAGTCTGGTGTCACAGCAGGCTATGTTCACAAACGCCAAATCACAAAGTGAGGCTGCTGTAAAGGCTAGTTTTATTGTGGCAACAGAGGTCGCTAAATCAGCCCGGCCCTTTACCGAGGGAGAATTTGTCAAAAACTGCATGATGAAAGTTTGCGACGTCGTGTGCCCAGATAAAAGGCAAGCATTTTCAAATGTGAGCCTGAGCAGAAACACCGTTGCTGATCGTGTACGTGAGCTTGCCACCAATCTACAACAACAGCTGGTGGGAAAGGGAAAAGATTTCATCGCATACTCCCTTGCTGTGGATGAGAGCAGCGACACTTCTGATACTGCCCAGCTGTCAATTTTCATCCGTGGAGTGGACTCAAGTCTGTGCGTAACAGAGGAACTTCTGGGATTAAGATCAATGCATGGCACAACTACGGGAAAAGATCTCTTTGAAGAGGTATCCAGATGTGTAAATGAAATGGGGCTGCCTTGGGATAAACTTGTGGGACTGACGACAGATGGAGCGCCCGCGATGTGCGGTCAAAAGAATGGATTGGTGGGCAGGGTCCGGGAGAAGATGCGGGAGGAAAACGGCGCAGGTGAGCTGACAGCTTATCACTGCATCATACACCAGGAATCGTTGTGTGGCAAAGCCTTGAAAATGGAACATGTAATGAGCACCATAACACGAGCAGTTAACTTCATAAGAGCCAAAGGTTTAAATCACCGCCAGTTCAAGTCTTTTCTGGAGGAGTTGGGTTCAGAATATGGTGACTTGCCCTGTCACACAGAGGTGCGATGGCTAAGCCAAGGAAAAGTGCTGAAAAGATGTTTCGAGTTGCATGAGGAGATCTGTCAGTTCATGGAAAGCAAAGGGAGAGACACAACAGAGCTCCGGGATAAAAAGTTGCGGTGTGAAGTGGCGTTTCTGTGTGACATCACGAGCCATCTCAATGCGCTCAACCTGCAGCTTCAGGGGCGCGACCATGTGATCACAGAGATGTACGCTACAGTGAGAGCTTTTAAAACCAAGCTGCGCCTGTGGGAGACGCAGATGCTGCAAGAAAACTTGAGCCATTTTCCGTGCTGCCAAACTATGAAAGAGCAGGTCTCTACCGCCGTGTTCCCAAGTGCACAGTTTGCTGAAAAACTCAGCATACTTGGTGCCGACTTCACACGGCGATTTGCCgactttgaagcccaaaaaagcAGGTTTGAATTGCTCAGCAATCCATTTGCAGCTGACGTGGAAAGCGCACCAACCAACCTCCAAATGGAGCTGATTGAACTCCAATGTAGTGACACACTCAAGGCAAAGTATGACTCTGTGGGTGCTGCACAGTTTCCACGTTTCATCCCCGACACAATGCCCCAGCTGCGTACCCAAGCTGCTCAAATGCTCTCTATGTTTGGCAGCACATACCTGTGTGAACAACTGTTCTCCTTGAtgaagataaacaaaacatcacacagGAGTCGTCTTACTGATGAACACCTTCACTCAATCCTGAGGATTTCCTCAGCTCAGAGCCTGACCCCAAACATTGATGAACTTGCATCCAAGATGAGATGCCAAGTATCTGGCTTAGACTAG